The bacterium sequence CATCTTTATCAAGGTCATCTTTAGCCTCTTGGATAGCTTCTTTTAATTTTTCAAAACCGTTGGTAAATTTTTCAACGGCATACTTAACTTTTTCTTCCATAAACTACTCGCCCTGTTTTTAAGATTATATCCTTGAAGGACTTATCCACGGCGTTTAAAAAGACAAGATCAACCTTGTAAAGTCCAGCTATTTCTTCAATCTCTTCCTTTATTTTTCTTTCCAACCTTAGATCAACCTTTTCCTTGTCAATTGCCAGGTCAAAATCAGCGTGAGCCGGA is a genomic window containing:
- a CDS encoding nucleotidyltransferase domain-containing protein, which gives rise to MDRTTTQRENEILNQTIDILKKYLKPDLIILFGSRAKQNYPAHADFDLAIDKEKVDLRLERKIKEEIEEIAGLYKVDLVFLNAVDKSFKDIILKTGRVVYGRKS